A genomic region of Drosophila kikkawai strain 14028-0561.14 chromosome X, DkikHiC1v2, whole genome shotgun sequence contains the following coding sequences:
- the LOC108077107 gene encoding uncharacterized protein → MDEMVRMQAADGRTIRAPFGLLDRSKVIQEMCRHTRPSSASDNHQDKDMVECLLPLHGIRSTEVLLKLLLWAEYHKGDEEPAWVAKMEPVTAYEMELFVHDWDKEFMREKIEFVFALMEAADYLDIPWLYKLAAYKIALHSRHIRDDGIADDLKQYQERIHAMAMFEWTGETSERALEEVAAEKIAFEVDNHRVHFVVISCAINYPVRSG, encoded by the coding sequence ATGGACGAGATGGTGCGCATGCAGGCGGCCGATGGCCGGACGATCCGAGCGCCCTTTGGACTCCTCGATCGCTCCAAGGTTATTCAAGAAATGTGCCGCCACACCAGGCCATCGTCTGCCAGCGACAACCACCAGGACAAGGACATGGTGGAGTGCCTTCTGCCGCTGCACGGTATCCGGAGCACCGAAGTGCTGCTCAAGTTGCTGCTGTGGGCGGAGTACCACAAGGGAGACGAGGAGCCCGCCTGGGTGGCTAAGATGGAGCCGGTAACGGCCTACGAGATGGAGCTATTCGTCCATGACTGGGACAAGGAATTCATGCGCGAGAAGATCGAGTTCGTGTTCGCCCTGATGGAGGCGGCCGACTACCTGGACATACCCTGGCTGTACAAGCTCGCCGCCTACAAGATTGCCCTGCACAGCCGTCATATCAGGGACGACGGCATCGCCGATGACTTGAAGCAATATCAGGAGAGAATCCATGCCATGGCCATGTTCGAGTGGACGGGAGAAACGAGCGAGCGGGCCCTGGAGGAGGTCGCTGCCGAGAAGATCGCATTCGAAGTGGACAACCATCGGGTGCACTTTGTAGTCATAAGTTGCGCCATTAACTATCCAGTTCGTTCAGGATAA